Proteins co-encoded in one Medicago truncatula cultivar Jemalong A17 chromosome 8, MtrunA17r5.0-ANR, whole genome shotgun sequence genomic window:
- the LOC25501496 gene encoding ankyrin repeat-containing protein BDA1 isoform X3, protein MTNLDILRPAAEAGNIEDLYTVIEKVPSILREIDLEQFVETPLHIAAFNGHLPFAIEVMNLKPSLAFKLNKQGFSPIHLAMQKKEKTMVLCFVDMNKDLVRVKGKEGLTPLHYASQIGEVDLLAYFLNACPESIEYLTVRCETALHIAINNAQFDALKVLVGWLEKNYRIGAIDMENKILNQKDVAGNTILHISASTSDQHEAVRLLVNTKINLKTKNFEDKTALDVATTESKKILCSAGAKSGTEVIDAHTPAYKLSSETTIIDKLSIYMLRISRNIKDEQRNTMLIVAALVVTATYQSVLSPPGGVYQGTLVSRSG, encoded by the exons ATGACCAATCTTGATATACTTAGACCTGCAGCTGAAGCGGGTAATATAGAAGACCTCTATACTGTAATTGAAAAAGTCCCATCTATTTTGAGGGAGATAGATTTAGAACAATTTGTTGAAACTCCTTTGCATATCGCCGCATTTAACGGTCATCTTCCTTTTGCCATCGAGGTTATGAATTTGAAACCTTCATTAGCTTTCAAGCTAAATAAGCAAGGATTCAGCCCTATCCACCTTGCGatgcaaaagaaagaaaagacaATGGTGTTGTGTTTTGTTGACATGAACAAGGACCTTGTCAGAGTTAAAGGGAAGGAAGGCTTGACTCCTCTTCATTATGCAAGCCAAATTGGAGAGGTTGACCTTTTAGCTTACTTTCTCAACGCATGTCCTGAATCTATTGAATACTTGACTGTGAGGTGCGAGACCGCACTTCATATTGCTATTAATAATGCACAGTTCGACGCCCTAAAAGTACTAGTTGGCTGGCTGGAAAAAAATTACAGGATAGGTGCTATAgatatggaaaataaaatactgAACCAGAAGGATGTGGCAGGCAACACTATTTTGCACATTTCAGCTTCAACAAGTGATCAACATGAG GCAGTTCGATTGTTggtaaatactaaaataaatttgaagacAAAGAACTTTGAGGACAAAACAGCATTAGACGTAGCAACTACGGAGAGCAAGAAAATATTATGCAGTGCCGGAGCAAAATCTGGCACCGAAGTCATCGATGCTCACACACCTGCATATAAACTAAGTTCAGAGACCACTATTATTGATAAACTGTCAATTTATATGCTTCGCATATCACGAAATATAAAAGATGAGCAACGTAACACTATGTTGATAGTTGCAGCCCTTGTTGTGACTGCCACCTATCAATCAGTACTAAGTCCCCCTGGTGGAGTTTATCAG GGTACTTTAGTTTCCAGAAGTGGATAA
- the LOC25501496 gene encoding ankyrin repeat-containing protein BDA1 isoform X2, with protein sequence MTNLDILRPAAEAGNIEDLYTVIEKVPSILREIDLEQFVETPLHIAAFNGHLPFAIEVMNLKPSLAFKLNKQGFSPIHLAMQKKEKTMVLCFVDMNKDLVRVKGKEGLTPLHYASQIGEVDLLAYFLNACPESIEYLTVRCETALHIAINNAQFDALKVLVGWLEKNYRIGAIDMENKILNQKDVAGNTILHISASTSDQHEAVRLLVNTKINLKTKNFEDKTALDVATTESKKILCSAGAKSGTEVIDAHTPAYKLSSETTIIDKLSIYMLRISRNIKDEQRNTMLIVAALVVTATYQSVLSPPGGVYQVNASDKNLNITSSNSTISTLGNAGKSVMSEVDFFRFSFWNIVSFLISIAVIIILTPTGKEGSPMVL encoded by the exons ATGACCAATCTTGATATACTTAGACCTGCAGCTGAAGCGGGTAATATAGAAGACCTCTATACTGTAATTGAAAAAGTCCCATCTATTTTGAGGGAGATAGATTTAGAACAATTTGTTGAAACTCCTTTGCATATCGCCGCATTTAACGGTCATCTTCCTTTTGCCATCGAGGTTATGAATTTGAAACCTTCATTAGCTTTCAAGCTAAATAAGCAAGGATTCAGCCCTATCCACCTTGCGatgcaaaagaaagaaaagacaATGGTGTTGTGTTTTGTTGACATGAACAAGGACCTTGTCAGAGTTAAAGGGAAGGAAGGCTTGACTCCTCTTCATTATGCAAGCCAAATTGGAGAGGTTGACCTTTTAGCTTACTTTCTCAACGCATGTCCTGAATCTATTGAATACTTGACTGTGAGGTGCGAGACCGCACTTCATATTGCTATTAATAATGCACAGTTCGACGCCCTAAAAGTACTAGTTGGCTGGCTGGAAAAAAATTACAGGATAGGTGCTATAgatatggaaaataaaatactgAACCAGAAGGATGTGGCAGGCAACACTATTTTGCACATTTCAGCTTCAACAAGTGATCAACATGAG GCAGTTCGATTGTTggtaaatactaaaataaatttgaagacAAAGAACTTTGAGGACAAAACAGCATTAGACGTAGCAACTACGGAGAGCAAGAAAATATTATGCAGTGCCGGAGCAAAATCTGGCACCGAAGTCATCGATGCTCACACACCTGCATATAAACTAAGTTCAGAGACCACTATTATTGATAAACTGTCAATTTATATGCTTCGCATATCACGAAATATAAAAGATGAGCAACGTAACACTATGTTGATAGTTGCAGCCCTTGTTGTGACTGCCACCTATCAATCAGTACTAAGTCCCCCTGGTGGAGTTTATCAGGTTAATGCTAGTGACAAAAATTTGAACATCACTTCCTCCAATTCTACTATTTCTACCCTAGGAAATGCTGGAAAATCGGTCATGTCAGAAGTTGATTTCTTTCGGTTTTCATTTTGGAATATAGTTTCCTTTTTGATATCAATTGcagtaataattattttaactcCAACTGGAAAAGAGGGCAGTCCGAT GGTACTTTAG
- the LOC25501496 gene encoding ankyrin repeat-containing protein BDA1 isoform X1 — translation MTNLDILRPAAEAGNIEDLYTVIEKVPSILREIDLEQFVETPLHIAAFNGHLPFAIEVMNLKPSLAFKLNKQGFSPIHLAMQKKEKTMVLCFVDMNKDLVRVKGKEGLTPLHYASQIGEVDLLAYFLNACPESIEYLTVRCETALHIAINNAQFDALKVLVGWLEKNYRIGAIDMENKILNQKDVAGNTILHISASTSDQHEAVRLLVNTKINLKTKNFEDKTALDVATTESKKILCSAGAKSGTEVIDAHTPAYKLSSETTIIDKLSIYMLRISRNIKDEQRNTMLIVAALVVTATYQSVLSPPGGVYQVNASDKNLNITSSNSTISTLGNAGKSVMSEVDFFRFSFWNIVSFLISIAVIIILTPTGKEGSPMYVPVTWFTLSYLYSMRVISPTYTHFNSVFVQIFFDLIVFSSIIFSIIAGYFSFQKWIKAKKLRRSVLRHRNIAETTTMVVVKDLENMDSQI, via the exons ATGACCAATCTTGATATACTTAGACCTGCAGCTGAAGCGGGTAATATAGAAGACCTCTATACTGTAATTGAAAAAGTCCCATCTATTTTGAGGGAGATAGATTTAGAACAATTTGTTGAAACTCCTTTGCATATCGCCGCATTTAACGGTCATCTTCCTTTTGCCATCGAGGTTATGAATTTGAAACCTTCATTAGCTTTCAAGCTAAATAAGCAAGGATTCAGCCCTATCCACCTTGCGatgcaaaagaaagaaaagacaATGGTGTTGTGTTTTGTTGACATGAACAAGGACCTTGTCAGAGTTAAAGGGAAGGAAGGCTTGACTCCTCTTCATTATGCAAGCCAAATTGGAGAGGTTGACCTTTTAGCTTACTTTCTCAACGCATGTCCTGAATCTATTGAATACTTGACTGTGAGGTGCGAGACCGCACTTCATATTGCTATTAATAATGCACAGTTCGACGCCCTAAAAGTACTAGTTGGCTGGCTGGAAAAAAATTACAGGATAGGTGCTATAgatatggaaaataaaatactgAACCAGAAGGATGTGGCAGGCAACACTATTTTGCACATTTCAGCTTCAACAAGTGATCAACATGAG GCAGTTCGATTGTTggtaaatactaaaataaatttgaagacAAAGAACTTTGAGGACAAAACAGCATTAGACGTAGCAACTACGGAGAGCAAGAAAATATTATGCAGTGCCGGAGCAAAATCTGGCACCGAAGTCATCGATGCTCACACACCTGCATATAAACTAAGTTCAGAGACCACTATTATTGATAAACTGTCAATTTATATGCTTCGCATATCACGAAATATAAAAGATGAGCAACGTAACACTATGTTGATAGTTGCAGCCCTTGTTGTGACTGCCACCTATCAATCAGTACTAAGTCCCCCTGGTGGAGTTTATCAGGTTAATGCTAGTGACAAAAATTTGAACATCACTTCCTCCAATTCTACTATTTCTACCCTAGGAAATGCTGGAAAATCGGTCATGTCAGAAGTTGATTTCTTTCGGTTTTCATTTTGGAATATAGTTTCCTTTTTGATATCAATTGcagtaataattattttaactcCAACTGGAAAAGAGGGCAGTCCGATGTACGTTCCAGTGACTTGGTTTACCCTTAGTTATCTATATTCTATGCGGGTGATATCCCCCACGTATACACATTTCAATTCTGTGTTTGTTCAGATattttttgatttaattgtgttttcCAGTATCATTTTCTCGATAATTGCAGGGTACTTTAGTTTCCAGAAGTGGATAAAAGCTAAGAAACTAAGAAGATCAGTGTTAAGGCATCGCAATATAGCAGAAACAACAACCATGGTTGTGGTAAAGGACCTAGAAAATATGGACTCACAGATTTAA